One segment of Nocardioides sp. QY071 DNA contains the following:
- the fdxA gene encoding ferredoxin, with protein sequence MTYVISQPCVDVKDRACVDECPVDCIYEGKRMLYIHPDECVDCGACEPVCPVEAIFYEDDVPEEWKDYYDANVKFFDDLGSPGGAAKMGEIDKDAEFIAALEPQNQDH encoded by the coding sequence ATGACCTACGTCATCTCGCAGCCGTGCGTCGACGTCAAGGACCGTGCGTGCGTCGACGAGTGTCCCGTCGACTGCATCTACGAGGGCAAGCGGATGCTCTACATCCACCCCGACGAGTGCGTCGACTGTGGTGCCTGCGAGCCGGTCTGCCCGGTCGAGGCGATCTTCTACGAGGACGACGTCCCGGAGGAGTGGAAGGACTACTACGACGCCAACGTGAAGTTCTTCGACGACCTCGGCTCGCCCGGCGGTGCCGCCAAGATGGGTGAGATCGACAAGGACGCCGAGTTCATCGCCGCGCTCGAGCCGCAGAACCAGGATCACTGA
- a CDS encoding cupin domain-containing protein, which yields MHVNTRDLPVKMNALGATARHLGDFGTAHGPLAAEHLHLAAGVDVAPLLAGLDDGLCFAAHWGYLLRGRVVVTYGDGSTETCTAGEVVHWPAGHTVRVEEDAELVMFSPAAEHLAVMNHMLGVLATIPA from the coding sequence ATGCACGTGAACACCCGCGACCTGCCGGTCAAGATGAACGCCCTCGGTGCCACCGCCCGCCACCTCGGCGACTTCGGCACCGCCCACGGACCGCTCGCCGCCGAGCACCTCCACCTCGCCGCCGGCGTCGACGTCGCCCCGCTGCTCGCCGGGCTCGACGACGGCCTGTGCTTCGCCGCTCACTGGGGCTACCTGCTGCGAGGTCGCGTCGTCGTGACGTACGGCGACGGCTCGACCGAGACCTGCACCGCCGGCGAGGTCGTGCACTGGCCGGCCGGGCACACGGTCCGGGTCGAGGAGGACGCCGAGCTGGTGATGTTCAGCCCTGCCGCCGAGCACCTCGCGGTGATGAACCACATGCTCGGCGTGCTGGCGACGATCCCGGCCTAG
- a CDS encoding GNAT family N-acetyltransferase, producing MADAADLTGLVRAATPEDVPDVLRLIRALAEYEREPDAVETTEEDLRRWLFGPDPVASVLVAEDGTPARAVVGMALWFRTYSTWTGTPGIYLEDLFVQPDQRGSGLGKALLTALARVAVARGYRRVEWAVLDWNTPSIEFYESLGAHPMDEWTTYRLTGEALEELGQ from the coding sequence GTGGCTGACGCAGCCGACCTGACCGGGCTGGTCCGTGCGGCGACGCCGGAGGACGTCCCGGACGTCCTCCGGCTGATCCGTGCGCTCGCCGAGTACGAGCGAGAGCCGGACGCGGTCGAGACCACCGAGGAGGACCTGCGGCGCTGGCTGTTCGGGCCCGACCCGGTGGCGAGCGTGCTGGTGGCCGAGGACGGCACTCCGGCTCGCGCAGTCGTCGGGATGGCCCTGTGGTTCCGCACCTACTCGACCTGGACGGGCACCCCGGGGATCTACCTCGAGGACCTCTTCGTCCAGCCCGACCAGCGGGGCAGCGGCCTGGGCAAGGCGCTGCTGACCGCGCTGGCCCGGGTCGCCGTCGCGCGCGGCTACCGCCGCGTCGAGTGGGCGGTGCTGGACTGGAACACCCCGTCGATCGAGTTCTACGAGTCGCTCGGCGCGCACCCGATGGACGAGTGGACGACCTACCGGCTGACCGGTGAGGCGCTCGAGGAGCTGGGTCAGTGA
- a CDS encoding cystathionine beta-synthase, translated as MEYVESLLELIGNTPLVRLNRSLDLPADGPLVLAKVEYLNPGGSVKDRIATRMIEAAEESGALQPGGTIVEPTSGNTGVGLAMVAQQKGYKCIFVCPDKVSEDKRNVLKAYGAEVVVCPTAVAPEHPDSYYNVSDRLASQPGAWKPDQYSNPHNPRSHYEETGPEVWRQTEGRITHFVAGVGTGGTISGIGRYLKEQNGDVQVVGADPAGSVYSGGTGRPYLVEGVGEDFWPETYDRDVADRIIEVSDADSFAFTRRLAREEQMLVGGSSGMAAFAARQLAQELAAKGRNDAVIVVLLPDSGRGYLSKVFNDDWLAQYGFSTGQPRPAQTVGEVLRGKSQGMPALVHTHPNETIAEAVQILQEYGVSQMPVVRAEPPIVAAEVAGSVSERALLDALFTGKAKLTDSVEQHMSAALPTIGSTEDATAAVPLLESADAVLVHEDGKPVGVLTRHDLLNFLARG; from the coding sequence ATGGAGTACGTCGAGTCCCTGCTGGAGCTGATCGGCAACACCCCGCTGGTCCGGCTCAACCGTTCCCTCGACCTGCCCGCCGACGGACCGTTGGTGCTGGCCAAGGTGGAGTACCTCAACCCCGGCGGTTCGGTGAAAGACCGCATCGCCACCCGGATGATCGAGGCCGCCGAGGAATCCGGCGCCCTGCAGCCCGGCGGCACGATCGTCGAGCCGACGTCCGGCAACACCGGTGTCGGCCTGGCGATGGTGGCCCAGCAGAAGGGCTACAAGTGCATCTTCGTGTGCCCCGACAAGGTCAGTGAGGACAAGCGCAACGTCCTCAAGGCGTACGGCGCCGAGGTGGTCGTGTGCCCCACGGCCGTCGCGCCCGAGCACCCCGACTCCTACTACAACGTGTCCGACCGGCTGGCCAGCCAGCCGGGGGCGTGGAAGCCCGACCAGTACTCCAACCCCCACAACCCCCGCTCCCACTACGAGGAGACCGGCCCCGAGGTGTGGCGCCAGACCGAGGGGCGGATCACCCACTTCGTCGCCGGCGTCGGCACCGGCGGCACCATCTCCGGCATCGGCCGCTACCTCAAGGAGCAGAACGGGGACGTCCAGGTCGTCGGCGCCGACCCGGCCGGCTCGGTCTACAGCGGCGGCACCGGCCGCCCCTACCTCGTCGAGGGCGTCGGCGAGGACTTCTGGCCCGAGACCTACGACCGCGACGTGGCCGACCGGATCATCGAGGTCTCCGACGCCGACTCGTTCGCCTTCACCCGCCGCCTGGCCCGCGAGGAGCAGATGCTCGTCGGCGGCTCGTCCGGCATGGCCGCGTTCGCCGCGCGTCAGCTCGCGCAGGAGCTCGCCGCCAAGGGGAGGAACGACGCCGTGATCGTCGTGCTGCTGCCCGACTCGGGCCGCGGCTACCTCAGCAAGGTGTTCAACGACGACTGGCTGGCCCAGTACGGCTTCAGCACCGGCCAGCCGCGCCCGGCCCAGACGGTCGGCGAGGTGCTGCGCGGCAAGTCCCAGGGCATGCCGGCCCTCGTGCACACCCACCCCAACGAGACCATCGCCGAGGCCGTCCAGATCCTCCAGGAGTACGGCGTCTCGCAGATGCCGGTCGTACGCGCCGAGCCGCCGATCGTGGCTGCCGAGGTCGCCGGCTCGGTCTCCGAGCGGGCGCTGCTCGACGCGCTGTTCACCGGGAAGGCCAAGCTGACCGACTCGGTCGAGCAGCACATGTCGGCCGCGCTGCCGACCATCGGCTCCACCGAGGACGCGACGGCCGCCGTACCCCTGCTCGAGTCGGCGGACGCGGTGCTGGTCCACGAGGACGGCAAGCCGGTCGGGGTGCTCACCCGCCACGACCTGCTCAACTTCCTCGCGCGTGGCTGA
- a CDS encoding Bax inhibitor-1/YccA family protein, with translation MQSNNPVFRRSEEFNRSGAAAYQGFGEPQQYGGYAQPGYPAPEAPARQGRMTIDSVVQSTGITLGITILAAAATWFLTPDLDNADAVGTLSGIMIVGAGAAFILSLVNSFKRVISPGLVMAFALAEGVALGGLSKLYDAVYGADSSGMGGIVVQAVIGTFAAFGGTLAAYKFFDIKVGQKFRTFVIAAMFGMVALSLMELVLGLFGGGVGLFENGTLGLVFAIGGLVLGVFMLILDFDFVEQGIRNGLPERESWRASFGLLVSLVWIYTNLLRILAILQQD, from the coding sequence ATGCAGAGCAACAACCCGGTGTTCCGGCGCTCGGAGGAGTTCAACCGCTCCGGAGCCGCCGCCTACCAGGGCTTCGGCGAGCCGCAGCAGTACGGCGGCTACGCCCAGCCCGGCTACCCGGCGCCCGAGGCCCCCGCCCGCCAGGGCCGGATGACCATCGACTCGGTCGTCCAGTCCACCGGCATCACCCTCGGCATCACGATCCTCGCCGCGGCCGCGACGTGGTTCCTCACGCCCGACCTCGACAACGCCGACGCGGTCGGCACGCTGTCCGGCATCATGATCGTCGGCGCCGGCGCGGCCTTCATCCTCTCGCTGGTCAACTCCTTCAAGCGGGTGATCAGCCCCGGCCTGGTCATGGCGTTCGCGCTGGCCGAGGGTGTCGCCCTCGGTGGCCTGAGCAAGCTGTACGACGCGGTCTACGGTGCGGACTCGTCCGGCATGGGCGGCATCGTCGTCCAGGCCGTCATCGGGACCTTCGCCGCCTTCGGTGGCACGCTCGCGGCGTACAAGTTCTTCGACATCAAGGTCGGCCAGAAGTTCCGCACCTTCGTGATCGCGGCCATGTTCGGCATGGTGGCGCTCAGCCTCATGGAGCTCGTGCTCGGCCTGTTCGGCGGCGGTGTCGGGCTCTTCGAGAACGGCACCCTCGGCCTGGTCTTCGCCATCGGCGGCCTGGTCCTCGGTGTGTTCATGCTGATCCTCGACTTCGACTTCGTCGAGCAGGGCATCCGCAACGGTCTCCCGGAGCGCGAGTCGTGGCGGGCCTCCTTCGGGCTGCTCGTCAGCCTGGTCTGGATCTACACCAACCTGCTCCGGATCCTCGCGATCCTCCAGCAGGACTGA
- a CDS encoding SGNH/GDSL hydrolase family protein has translation MSKASAARKLAAAALYGGGGLSALGAGLYGVLSAEAKLARRTIGPARDEPPPDATGWYGRGRPGPAIRIAVLGDSSAAGYGVERVEDTPGALIGTAVAEHADRRVYVREFCVVGAKSSDLAAQVDRALPIEPEVAVILIGGNDVTHTVRPSQSVRALADGVRRLIGSGATVVVGTCPDLGTIQPIAPPLRQVARAWSRRLAAAQTIAVVEEGGRTVSLGDILGPEFAAAPALLFGPDQFHPSAEGYRALAGVLVPSVLAALEPAPEEPGLEAFRGEGVLPVTRAALQAVNEPGTELGGTEVGGRRAGVRGLWVELRHRRSRRHVPGEAPEAHESAPDPA, from the coding sequence GTGAGCAAGGCGTCCGCAGCCCGCAAGCTCGCCGCCGCCGCGCTGTACGGCGGGGGCGGGCTGTCCGCCCTGGGCGCCGGGCTCTACGGCGTGCTGAGCGCCGAGGCCAAGCTGGCGCGCCGGACCATCGGCCCCGCGCGCGACGAGCCGCCGCCGGACGCGACCGGTTGGTACGGCCGCGGCCGCCCCGGACCCGCCATCCGGATCGCCGTGCTCGGCGACTCCAGCGCGGCGGGGTACGGCGTCGAAAGGGTCGAGGACACGCCGGGCGCGCTGATCGGAACTGCCGTGGCCGAGCACGCCGACCGGCGTGTCTACGTGCGCGAGTTCTGCGTGGTCGGCGCCAAGTCCTCCGACCTCGCCGCCCAGGTCGACCGGGCGCTGCCCATCGAGCCCGAGGTCGCGGTCATCCTGATCGGCGGCAACGACGTCACCCACACGGTGCGGCCCTCGCAGTCCGTACGGGCGCTCGCCGACGGCGTACGGCGGCTGATCGGCTCGGGCGCCACCGTGGTCGTCGGCACCTGCCCCGACCTCGGCACCATCCAGCCGATCGCTCCCCCGCTGCGTCAGGTCGCGCGGGCCTGGTCGCGCCGGCTCGCCGCCGCGCAGACCATCGCGGTCGTCGAGGAGGGCGGCCGGACCGTGTCGCTCGGCGACATCCTCGGTCCGGAGTTCGCCGCCGCCCCCGCCCTGCTGTTCGGCCCCGACCAGTTCCACCCCTCCGCCGAGGGCTACCGGGCGCTCGCGGGCGTCCTGGTGCCGTCGGTGCTGGCGGCGCTCGAGCCGGCTCCCGAGGAGCCGGGACTCGAGGCCTTCCGCGGCGAGGGCGTCCTGCCCGTCACCCGCGCCGCGCTCCAGGCGGTCAACGAGCCCGGCACCGAGCTGGGCGGCACCGAGGTCGGCGGCCGCCGGGCCGGCGTACGCGGCCTGTGGGTCGAGCTGCGCCACCGCCGCTCGCGCCGCCACGTGCCCGGTGAGGCGCCCGAGGCGCACGAGAGCGCGCCCGACCCGGCCTGA
- the dapC gene encoding succinyldiaminopimelate transaminase has protein sequence MGAVSGRLPDFPWDKLPQYAAQAREHDDGIVDLSIGTPVDPTPEVARAALAQAADSPGYPLTIGTPEVRRSVVDWLAGTHGVTGLGLDQVLPLIGSKEFIASLPTYLGLGPGDLIGYPALAYPTYEVGAALVGAKALATDALTTFGPETPKLLWVNSPSNPSGRVLPKEHLKKVVDWCRERGVLLVSDECYLDCVWEGEALSVLHPDISGGSAEGILVVHSLSKRSNLAGYRCAFVAGDRDVIAELLAVRKNLGLMMPAPQQHAMAAVLGDEAHVKEQHERYRARRTTLRAALEAAGYTIDHSEASLYLWTTKGPDGPDCWQMVADLAAQGILVAPGAFYGAAGSHHVRVALTATDERIAAAAARLTPA, from the coding sequence CTGGGTGCCGTCTCGGGCCGGCTGCCCGACTTCCCCTGGGACAAGCTGCCCCAGTACGCCGCGCAGGCGCGGGAGCACGACGACGGGATCGTCGACCTGTCGATCGGTACGCCGGTCGACCCGACGCCCGAGGTGGCCCGCGCCGCGCTGGCGCAAGCAGCCGACTCCCCGGGGTACCCCCTCACCATCGGCACGCCCGAGGTCCGCCGGTCGGTCGTCGACTGGCTCGCCGGCACCCACGGCGTCACCGGGCTGGGCCTCGACCAGGTCCTGCCGCTGATCGGCTCGAAGGAGTTCATCGCCTCGCTGCCGACGTACCTCGGGCTCGGGCCTGGCGACCTGATCGGCTACCCGGCGCTGGCCTACCCGACCTACGAGGTCGGCGCCGCGCTGGTCGGCGCGAAGGCCCTCGCCACCGACGCGCTCACCACCTTCGGCCCCGAGACGCCGAAGCTACTGTGGGTCAACTCGCCCTCGAACCCGTCGGGCCGGGTGCTCCCGAAGGAGCACCTCAAGAAGGTCGTCGACTGGTGCCGCGAGCGCGGGGTGCTGCTCGTCTCCGACGAGTGCTACCTCGACTGCGTCTGGGAGGGCGAGGCCCTCTCGGTGCTGCACCCCGACATCTCGGGCGGATCGGCCGAGGGCATCCTCGTGGTCCACTCCCTGTCGAAGCGCTCCAACCTCGCCGGCTATCGCTGCGCCTTCGTCGCCGGCGACCGCGACGTGATCGCCGAGCTGCTGGCCGTCCGCAAGAACCTGGGCCTGATGATGCCCGCGCCGCAGCAGCACGCCATGGCCGCCGTCCTCGGCGACGAGGCACACGTCAAGGAGCAGCACGAGCGCTACCGCGCCCGTCGTACGACGCTGCGGGCGGCGCTCGAGGCCGCGGGCTACACGATCGACCACTCCGAGGCGTCGCTGTACCTGTGGACCACGAAGGGCCCCGACGGCCCCGACTGCTGGCAGATGGTCGCCGACCTCGCCGCCCAGGGCATCCTGGTCGCGCCGGGCGCGTTCTACGGCGCCGCCGGCTCCCACCACGTCCGGGTCGCGCTGACCGCGACGGACGAGCGGATCGCCGCCGCGGCCGCGCGCCTGACCCCCGCCTGA
- a CDS encoding GNAT family N-acetyltransferase, whose protein sequence is MGQRVVVRRLLRGETGPSGGPAFTDVLGTCLSWADSVCVVQPETGAAVTIAIADIVSGKPVPPRPAARLRVGVREAESRTGGLWTTVDREPLGDWELRSDRAPVGRLLKRANSCLAIGDPARPVPDALATVEAFYADRGRDPLVQVEADSAVEDALAGAGWQRLSYGESDFLLASVARLRRSLPRSTHEVALSADGVRAVGSVDAGCDPVAEAQAAVDGDWVGLHAVTVDPAHRRRGLATAVVGELLGWAAEQGAMTAWLHVETDNPGGRAFWEALGFTVHHTCRYWTPRTSTAWQRH, encoded by the coding sequence GTGGGCCAGCGGGTCGTCGTACGACGGCTGCTGCGGGGCGAGACCGGGCCGAGCGGTGGGCCCGCGTTCACCGACGTGCTCGGCACCTGCCTGTCCTGGGCCGACAGCGTGTGCGTCGTCCAGCCGGAGACGGGCGCCGCGGTGACCATCGCGATCGCCGACATCGTGTCCGGCAAGCCGGTACCGCCACGCCCCGCAGCCCGGCTGCGGGTCGGCGTACGCGAGGCCGAGTCGCGCACCGGCGGCCTGTGGACGACCGTCGACCGCGAGCCGCTCGGCGACTGGGAGCTGCGCTCGGACCGCGCACCCGTGGGCCGCCTGCTCAAGCGCGCCAACTCGTGCCTGGCGATCGGCGACCCCGCTCGCCCCGTCCCCGACGCACTGGCCACTGTCGAGGCGTTCTACGCCGACCGGGGCCGCGACCCGCTCGTGCAGGTGGAGGCCGACTCCGCGGTCGAGGATGCGTTGGCGGGTGCGGGCTGGCAGCGGCTGTCCTACGGCGAGTCGGACTTCCTGCTCGCGTCGGTGGCCCGGCTGCGGCGCTCGCTGCCCCGCTCGACGCACGAGGTCGCGCTCTCCGCCGACGGCGTCCGCGCGGTCGGGTCGGTGGACGCGGGCTGCGACCCGGTGGCCGAGGCGCAGGCCGCCGTCGACGGCGACTGGGTCGGCCTGCACGCCGTCACGGTCGACCCGGCCCACCGCCGGCGCGGGCTCGCCACCGCCGTGGTCGGCGAGCTGCTCGGGTGGGCTGCCGAACAGGGCGCGATGACCGCGTGGCTGCACGTCGAGACCGACAACCCCGGCGGACGGGCGTTCTGGGAGGCGCTGGGCTTCACCGTCCACCACACCTGCCGCTACTGGACGCCGCGCACCTCGACCGCCTGGCAGCGTCACTGA
- a CDS encoding low affinity iron permease family protein yields MEENPAAKSRHSTNGPRGFEKFVDAINHRISRAPFFGVIVVALLLWALSKPFWGSTTKWELGLHTGSSILSLMLLVLLENAGRRGEEASQEKLNVIAEALSDLMVHQSGGSAELDESVRRLREAVGLEERH; encoded by the coding sequence ATGGAGGAGAACCCGGCAGCGAAGTCCCGGCACAGCACCAACGGACCGCGCGGGTTCGAGAAGTTCGTCGATGCGATCAACCACCGGATCAGCAGGGCGCCCTTCTTCGGCGTGATCGTCGTGGCGCTCCTGCTGTGGGCGCTCAGCAAGCCCTTCTGGGGCAGCACCACGAAGTGGGAGCTCGGCCTGCACACCGGCTCCTCGATCCTCTCGCTGATGCTCCTGGTGCTCCTCGAGAACGCCGGCCGCCGGGGCGAGGAGGCCTCGCAGGAGAAGCTGAACGTGATCGCCGAGGCCCTCTCGGACCTCATGGTCCACCAGTCCGGTGGCTCCGCGGAGCTGGACGAGTCGGTCCGACGGCTACGCGAGGCCGTGGGCCTGGAGGAGCGTCACTGA